In Pseudomonas putida, a genomic segment contains:
- a CDS encoding LysR family transcriptional regulator, whose amino-acid sequence MRKSLMRMTLRQLQIFNEVCDLRSYSRAAEEMALTQPAVSLQIRQLEELIGQPLFEYVGKKLYLTDAAEALQRASRDIFGRLESLDMQLSDMQGSLQGQLKLAVESSAKYFVPHLFAAFKQRHPEVNLTLTVVNRAQAIRRLSDNRDDLIIMSMVPQDMGLEFLPFLNNPIVAVAPPDHPLSKLEHLRLQDLEPHTLLVREQGSGTRKACEEYFKDKRVHFTQTLEVASADAQRECVIAGLGIALLTRHALNLELATGVLKELPVEELPLYRSWCVVQSKAKRQSPVALAFLAFIRSERAMISGLVERFSGKLPTLPATP is encoded by the coding sequence ATGCGTAAGTCCTTGATGCGTATGACTTTGCGTCAATTGCAGATCTTCAACGAGGTGTGCGATCTGCGCTCGTACAGCCGTGCGGCCGAGGAAATGGCGCTCACGCAACCCGCCGTAAGTCTACAGATCCGCCAGCTCGAGGAGCTGATTGGCCAGCCGTTGTTCGAGTACGTGGGCAAGAAGCTCTACCTGACCGACGCCGCCGAGGCCCTGCAACGCGCCAGCCGCGACATCTTCGGGCGCCTGGAGAGCCTGGACATGCAGCTTTCGGACATGCAGGGCTCACTGCAGGGGCAGTTGAAACTGGCGGTCGAGTCCAGCGCCAAGTACTTCGTGCCACACCTGTTCGCCGCCTTCAAGCAGCGTCACCCGGAGGTCAACCTGACGCTCACGGTGGTCAACCGCGCCCAGGCCATCCGCCGGCTTTCCGATAACCGCGATGACCTGATCATCATGTCCATGGTGCCCCAGGACATGGGCCTGGAGTTCCTGCCGTTCCTCAACAACCCGATCGTCGCCGTGGCACCGCCCGATCACCCGCTGAGCAAGCTCGAGCACCTGCGCCTGCAGGACCTGGAACCTCATACCCTGCTCGTGCGCGAACAGGGCTCAGGCACGCGCAAGGCCTGCGAGGAATACTTCAAGGACAAGCGCGTGCACTTCACCCAGACCCTGGAAGTGGCCTCGGCCGATGCCCAGCGTGAATGCGTGATCGCCGGGCTCGGCATCGCCCTGCTGACCCGCCATGCGCTGAACCTGGAGTTGGCCACGGGCGTGCTCAAGGAGTTGCCGGTGGAGGAACTGCCCCTGTACCGCAGCTGGTGCGTGGTGCAGTCCAAGGCCAAGCGGCAGTCGCCGGTGGCCTTGGCGTTTCTTGCGTTCATCCGCAGCGAACGTGCAATGATCAGCGGGCTTGTTGAGCGCTTTTCTGGGAAGCTGCCGACGCTGCCCGCCACGCCGTGA
- the hexR gene encoding transcriptional regulator HexR — protein sequence MNLLQHIAQSRHLLRKSELKVADHVLLDPAAVMHSSMADLAHSVGISEPTIVRFCRAIGCSGFQDLKLKLAQSLAAGASFGQFAIHEDDSVADYSLKIFDTTLHTLMEVREHLDPQALQQAVTAMAHAQRVEFYGFGASGAVAADAQHKFFRLLLTAAAYSDPHMQAMSAVTLKPGDVAVCISQSGRSKDLLITANLVRESGANLITLCPSQTPLAELSTVNLAIDVHEDTEIYTPLTSRIAHLVVIDVLAMGVAMARGPSLVNHLKSVKRSLRSLRLSPKSIKATED from the coding sequence GTGAATCTGTTGCAACATATCGCTCAATCGCGCCACCTGCTGCGCAAATCGGAACTGAAAGTGGCCGACCATGTGCTGCTGGACCCGGCTGCGGTCATGCACAGTTCAATGGCGGACCTCGCGCACAGCGTGGGCATCAGCGAGCCTACCATCGTGCGCTTCTGTCGCGCGATCGGTTGCTCGGGATTCCAGGATCTCAAGCTCAAGCTGGCGCAGAGCCTGGCGGCCGGGGCCAGTTTCGGCCAGTTCGCGATCCACGAGGACGACTCGGTCGCCGACTATAGCCTGAAGATCTTCGACACCACGCTGCACACCCTGATGGAGGTGCGCGAGCATCTCGACCCGCAGGCGCTGCAACAGGCGGTGACCGCCATGGCCCATGCTCAGCGCGTGGAGTTCTACGGCTTCGGTGCCTCCGGCGCGGTGGCGGCCGACGCCCAGCACAAGTTCTTCCGCCTGCTGCTCACTGCGGCGGCCTATTCCGACCCGCACATGCAGGCGATGTCGGCGGTAACCCTCAAGCCTGGCGACGTGGCCGTGTGCATCTCTCAGTCGGGTCGTTCCAAGGACTTGCTGATCACCGCCAACCTGGTGCGCGAGAGCGGCGCCAACCTGATCACCCTGTGCCCGAGCCAGACGCCGTTGGCGGAGCTTTCGACCGTCAACCTGGCGATCGATGTGCACGAGGACACCGAGATCTATACCCCGCTGACCTCGCGCATAGCCCACCTGGTGGTGATCGACGTGTTGGCCATGGGCGTGGCCATGGCGCGTGGGCCAAGCCTGGTCAACCACCTCAAGAGCGTCAAGCGCAGCTTGCGCAGCCTGCGTTTGTCGCCCAAGTCGATCAAGGCTACAGAAGACTGA
- a CDS encoding Tim44 domain-containing protein has translation MQRFLSIALALCVGLTLSLDANAKRFGGGKSSGSAPIHQTRQATPTTPAAAPTAPGRAPAAASGASRWLGPLAGLAAGGLLASMFMGDGFEGLQIMDFLIVALIAFLVFRFIAARRRQQQPQMAAPGHAPFQREAHGQPAQPSIFGGAAAPAAAPAPAINAPAWFNEQSFLAAARDHFQSLQQHWDANEMDKISEFVTPQMLEFLKRERADLGDGFQSTYIDNLEVQLDGVDDRPDRTDATLTFRGVSKTSRFDQGEVFSESWHMVRAQGENQPWLVAGIRQNG, from the coding sequence ATGCAACGTTTTCTTAGCATCGCACTGGCGCTCTGCGTCGGCCTGACGCTGAGCCTGGACGCCAACGCCAAACGTTTCGGCGGCGGCAAGAGCTCGGGCTCCGCGCCTATCCACCAGACCCGCCAGGCTACGCCAACCACGCCGGCCGCCGCGCCAACCGCGCCAGGCCGTGCCCCGGCCGCCGCCAGCGGTGCTTCGCGCTGGCTGGGCCCACTGGCCGGCCTCGCCGCCGGTGGCCTGCTGGCTTCCATGTTCATGGGTGACGGCTTCGAAGGCCTGCAGATCATGGACTTCCTGATCGTTGCGCTGATCGCCTTCCTGGTGTTCCGCTTCATCGCCGCGCGCCGCCGCCAGCAGCAGCCACAAATGGCCGCTCCAGGCCACGCGCCATTCCAGCGTGAAGCCCACGGCCAGCCTGCCCAGCCGTCGATCTTCGGTGGCGCGGCCGCACCTGCCGCCGCCCCGGCCCCGGCCATCAACGCCCCGGCCTGGTTCAACGAGCAGAGCTTCCTCGCCGCCGCCCGCGACCACTTCCAGTCGCTGCAGCAGCACTGGGACGCCAACGAGATGGACAAGATCTCCGAGTTCGTCACGCCGCAGATGCTCGAGTTCCTCAAGCGCGAGCGGGCCGACCTGGGTGATGGCTTCCAGTCCACCTACATCGATAACCTCGAAGTGCAACTGGACGGTGTCGACGATCGCCCAGACCGTACCGACGCCACCCTGACCTTCCGTGGCGTGTCGAAGACCTCGCGCTTCGACCAGGGTGAAGTGTTCAGCGAAAGCTGGCACATGGTTCGCGCCCAGGGCGAGAACCAGCCTTGGCTGGTAGCCGGTATCCGTCAGAACGGTTAA
- the uvrD gene encoding DNA helicase II — protein sequence MHTDDLSLLLNSLNDAQRQAVAASLGRQLVLAGAGSGKTRVLVHRIAWLIQVEQASPHSILSVTFTNKAAAEMRHRIEQLLGINPAGMWVGTFHGLAHRLLRAHWQEARLNQNFQILDSDDQQRLVKRVIRELGLDEQRWPARQAQWFINGQKDEGLRPQHIQAGGDLFLATMRSIYEAYEQACERAGVIDFSELLLRALDLWRDHPGLLEHYQRRFRHLLVDEFQDTNAVQYAWLRLLAGRDGGSLMAVGDDDQSIYGWRGAKIENIHQYTADFPDAEMIRLEQNYRSTGGILKAANALIANNSGRLGKELWTDLGEGEPLTLYAAYNEHDEARYVVETIESLIKQGNSRNDMAILYRSNAQSRVLEEALLRERIPYRIYGGQRFFERAEIKNAMAYLRLLEGRGNDAALERVINVPPRGIGEKTVESIREHARHSQVSMWEAMCQLLANKALKGRAASALGAFIELIEGLAAKVADMPLHTMTQTTIEQSGLIIYHQEEKGEKGQARVENLEELVSAARNFESTEEDADLSPLSAFLGHASLEAGDAQADEHEDSIQLMTLHSAKGLEFPYVFLVGMEEGLFPHKMSLEEPGRLEEERRLAYVGITRAMRQLVMTYAETRRLYGSETYNKVSRFVREIPAGLVQEVRLSNSVSRPFGGAKATTSNLFANANIPQTQFNLGQRVQHAVFGEGVILNFEGSGAQARVQVNFAEGSKWLMLGYAKLEAL from the coding sequence ATGCACACAGACGACCTCTCCCTCCTGCTGAACTCCCTCAACGATGCCCAACGCCAGGCCGTCGCGGCCTCGCTCGGGCGTCAGCTGGTGCTTGCTGGCGCCGGTTCCGGTAAAACCCGCGTGCTGGTGCACCGCATCGCCTGGCTGATCCAGGTGGAGCAGGCCTCGCCGCATTCGATCCTGTCGGTGACCTTCACCAACAAGGCGGCGGCCGAGATGCGCCACCGGATCGAACAACTGCTGGGCATCAACCCGGCGGGCATGTGGGTCGGCACCTTCCACGGCCTGGCGCACCGCCTGTTGCGGGCGCACTGGCAAGAGGCGCGGCTGAACCAGAACTTCCAGATCCTCGACAGCGACGACCAGCAGCGCCTGGTCAAGCGGGTGATCCGCGAACTCGGCCTCGACGAGCAACGCTGGCCGGCGCGCCAGGCCCAGTGGTTCATCAACGGGCAGAAGGACGAAGGCCTGCGCCCGCAGCATATCCAGGCCGGTGGCGATCTGTTCCTGGCGACCATGCGCAGCATCTACGAGGCCTACGAGCAAGCGTGCGAGCGCGCCGGGGTCATCGACTTTTCCGAGCTGCTGCTGCGCGCCCTCGACCTGTGGCGCGACCACCCTGGCCTGCTCGAGCATTACCAGCGGCGCTTCCGCCACCTGCTGGTGGACGAGTTCCAGGATACCAACGCCGTGCAGTACGCCTGGCTGCGCCTGCTGGCCGGCAGGGACGGCGGCAGTCTGATGGCGGTGGGCGACGACGACCAGTCGATCTACGGCTGGCGCGGCGCCAAGATCGAGAACATCCACCAGTACACCGCCGACTTCCCCGATGCCGAGATGATCCGCCTGGAGCAGAACTACCGCTCCACTGGCGGAATCCTCAAGGCCGCCAACGCCCTGATCGCCAACAACAGCGGGCGCCTGGGCAAGGAGTTGTGGACCGACCTGGGCGAAGGCGAGCCGCTGACGCTGTACGCCGCCTACAACGAGCACGACGAAGCGCGCTATGTGGTCGAGACCATCGAGAGCCTGATCAAGCAGGGCAACTCGCGCAACGACATGGCCATTCTCTATCGCTCCAACGCCCAGTCACGGGTGCTGGAAGAAGCCTTGCTGCGCGAGCGCATTCCCTACCGCATCTATGGCGGCCAGCGCTTCTTCGAGCGTGCCGAGATCAAGAACGCAATGGCTTACCTGCGCTTGCTCGAAGGCCGTGGCAACGACGCGGCCCTGGAGCGGGTAATCAACGTGCCACCGCGTGGGATCGGCGAGAAAACCGTCGAGAGCATCCGCGAGCATGCCCGCCACAGCCAGGTGTCGATGTGGGAAGCGATGTGCCAGCTGCTGGCCAACAAGGCCCTAAAGGGCCGCGCTGCCAGCGCGTTGGGCGCGTTCATCGAGCTGATCGAGGGGTTGGCCGCCAAGGTCGCCGACATGCCCCTGCACACCATGACCCAGACCACCATCGAGCAGTCCGGGCTGATCATCTATCACCAGGAAGAAAAAGGTGAAAAGGGTCAGGCACGGGTAGAAAACCTTGAGGAACTGGTCAGCGCGGCGCGCAACTTCGAGTCCACCGAGGAAGATGCCGACCTCTCGCCGCTGTCGGCATTCCTCGGCCACGCCTCGCTGGAAGCGGGCGATGCCCAGGCCGACGAGCACGAGGACAGCATCCAGCTCATGACCCTGCACAGCGCCAAGGGCCTGGAATTCCCGTACGTGTTCCTGGTGGGCATGGAAGAAGGCCTGTTCCCGCACAAGATGAGCCTGGAAGAACCCGGCCGCCTGGAAGAGGAACGACGCCTTGCCTACGTGGGCATTACCCGCGCCATGCGCCAGCTGGTGATGACCTACGCCGAGACCCGACGCCTGTATGGCAGCGAAACCTATAATAAGGTGTCGCGTTTCGTACGCGAGATTCCGGCTGGGCTGGTTCAGGAAGTGCGCCTTTCCAACAGCGTCAGCCGACCTTTCGGCGGCGCCAAGGCCACCACGAGCAACCTGTTCGCCAATGCCAACATCCCGCAGACCCAGTTCAACCTGGGCCAGCGCGTGCAGCACGCAGTGTTTGGCGAGGGCGTGATCCTCAACTTCGAGGGGTCCGGCGCTCAGGCGCGGGTGCAGGTCAACTTCGCCGAAGGCAGCAAGTGGCTGATGCTCGGCTACGCCAAGCTCGAGGCGCTGTAG
- the zwf gene encoding glucose-6-phosphate dehydrogenase: protein MTIPCDIVVFGGTGTLALHKLLPALYHLYREARLNTAVRIIALARRNLSRDDYLKLAERHCRAQIARSDFDEDVWRRFTARLDYFPMDATQSADFGRLARYLGEPGGLTRIYYLATAPKLFVPIANHLRIAGLADHEARIVLEKPIGHSLESATAINEAIGLAFDEPQVFRIDHYLGKETVQNLMALRFANALLEPVWRNGQVDHVQISVCETLGVENRGGYYDRAGATRDMLQNHLLQLLCLVAMEPPAQFEAEAVRDEKVKVLRALKPISGQDVQDKTVRGQYGAGHIGGQEVPAYYFEKDVDNDSDTETFVAVHAHIDNWRWAGVPFFLRTGKRMARRSSQIVIQFKPVPHELFSGGQVNQLLIQLQPDERISLRMMTKSPGKGMRLEPVDLDLNLAQVFSQTRRWDAYERLLLDVLAGDSTLFMRRDEVEAAWAWIDPIISGWEQHFQPPRPYAAGSNGPEQANGLLARHGRHWHS from the coding sequence TTGACTATTCCTTGCGACATCGTGGTTTTCGGCGGCACGGGCACCCTGGCCTTGCACAAGCTCCTGCCGGCGCTCTATCACCTGTATCGCGAGGCGCGCCTGAACACCGCCGTGCGCATCATCGCCCTGGCCCGGCGCAACCTCTCGCGTGACGACTACCTCAAGCTTGCCGAACGCCATTGCCGGGCGCAGATCGCCCGCAGCGACTTCGACGAAGACGTATGGCGGCGCTTCACCGCAAGGCTCGACTACTTCCCCATGGACGCCACGCAAAGCGCCGATTTCGGCCGCCTGGCGCGCTACCTCGGCGAGCCCGGCGGGCTGACCCGCATCTACTACCTGGCTACCGCGCCCAAGTTGTTCGTGCCGATCGCCAACCACCTACGCATCGCCGGGCTGGCCGACCACGAGGCGCGCATCGTACTGGAAAAGCCGATCGGCCATTCGCTGGAGTCGGCCACTGCCATCAACGAAGCGATCGGCCTGGCGTTCGACGAGCCGCAGGTGTTTCGCATCGACCACTACCTGGGCAAGGAGACCGTGCAGAACCTGATGGCCCTGCGCTTCGCCAATGCGCTGCTCGAGCCAGTATGGCGCAACGGCCAGGTCGACCACGTGCAGATCAGCGTCTGCGAAACCCTCGGCGTAGAGAACCGCGGTGGCTACTACGACCGCGCCGGGGCCACCCGCGACATGCTGCAGAACCACCTGCTGCAGTTGCTGTGCCTGGTGGCGATGGAGCCGCCCGCGCAGTTCGAGGCCGAAGCGGTGCGCGACGAGAAGGTCAAGGTACTGCGCGCCCTGAAGCCGATCAGCGGCCAGGACGTGCAGGACAAGACCGTGCGCGGTCAGTACGGCGCCGGGCACATCGGCGGCCAGGAAGTGCCGGCCTACTACTTCGAGAAGGATGTCGACAACGACAGCGACACCGAGACCTTCGTCGCCGTCCACGCCCACATCGACAACTGGCGCTGGGCCGGCGTGCCGTTTTTCCTGCGCACCGGCAAGCGCATGGCGCGGCGCTCGTCGCAGATCGTCATCCAGTTCAAGCCGGTGCCCCACGAGTTGTTCAGTGGGGGCCAGGTCAACCAGTTGCTCATCCAGCTGCAACCGGACGAGCGCATCAGCCTGCGCATGATGACCAAGAGCCCGGGCAAGGGCATGCGCCTGGAGCCGGTCGATCTGGACCTGAACCTGGCCCAGGTGTTCAGCCAGACGCGCCGCTGGGATGCCTACGAACGCCTGTTGCTCGACGTGCTGGCCGGCGATTCGACGCTGTTCATGCGCCGCGACGAAGTGGAAGCGGCCTGGGCCTGGATCGATCCGATCATCAGCGGCTGGGAGCAGCACTTCCAGCCGCCGCGCCCCTATGCCGCCGGCAGCAACGGCCCGGAACAGGCCAACGGCCTGCTGGCCCGCCATGGCCGGCACTGGCACAGCTGA
- a CDS encoding PA3496 family putative envelope integrity protein, whose product MTRDFDGSYQPSAKARKQQEKDQRRMEYRRAIECYCDQRQLLRDLADYPDLQELTAWRAASAASQKSAQQAR is encoded by the coding sequence ATGACTCGTGACTTCGACGGTTCGTACCAACCCAGCGCCAAGGCTCGCAAACAACAGGAAAAAGACCAGCGCCGCATGGAATACCGCCGCGCGATCGAATGCTATTGCGACCAGCGACAACTGCTGCGTGACCTGGCGGACTACCCTGACTTGCAGGAACTCACGGCGTGGCGGGCAGCGTCGGCAGCTTCCCAGAAAAGCGCTCAACAAGCCCGCTGA
- a CDS encoding SMI1/KNR4 family protein: MEEVIEQLREANEPVPVPLELPDEDQLVEIEEQLFINIPFVFKEYLLTVSDVIYGSLEPVTVTDPQSHTYLPDVAANAWDAGVPRDLIPLCQDGDDYYCVEEDGTVVLWSGEEEIVTEESWESVWHWVRDVWLES; this comes from the coding sequence GTGGAAGAAGTGATCGAACAACTCAGGGAAGCCAACGAGCCGGTACCGGTACCGCTGGAGCTGCCCGACGAAGACCAGCTGGTCGAAATCGAGGAACAGCTGTTCATCAACATTCCGTTCGTGTTCAAGGAATACCTGCTGACCGTCAGTGATGTGATCTATGGCTCCCTGGAGCCGGTCACGGTCACCGACCCGCAATCGCATACCTACCTGCCGGACGTCGCTGCCAATGCCTGGGATGCCGGCGTGCCGCGCGACCTGATCCCGCTGTGCCAGGATGGCGACGATTACTACTGCGTCGAAGAGGACGGCACCGTCGTGCTGTGGTCCGGCGAAGAAGAGATCGTCACCGAGGAAAGCTGGGAATCGGTGTGGCATTGGGTTCGGGACGTGTGGCTGGAAAGCTGA
- a CDS encoding acetyl-CoA carboxylase biotin carboxylase subunit, which yields MIKKILIANRGEIAVRIVRACAEMGIRSVAIYSDADRHALHVKRADEAYSIGAEPLAGYLNPRKLVNLAVETGCDALHPGYGFLSENAELAEICAERGIKFIGPAADVIRRMGDKTEARRTMIQAGVPVTPGTEGNVADIHEALSEGDRIGYPVMLKATSGGGGRGIRRCNSREELEQNFPRVISEATKAFGSAEVFLEKCIVNPKHIEAQILGDSFGNVVHLFERDCSIQRRNQKLIEIAPSPQLTPEQRAYIGDLAVRAAKAVNYENAGTVEFLLADGEVYFMEMNTRVQVEHTITEEITGIDIVREQIRIASGLPLSVKQEDIQHRGYALQFRINAEDPKNNFLPSFGKITRYYAPGGPGVRTDTAIYTGYTIPPFYDSMCLKLVVWALTWEEAMDRGLRALDDMRVQGVKTTAAYYQEILRNPEFRSGQFNTSFVESHPELTNYSIKRKPEELALAIAAAIAAHAGL from the coding sequence GTGATAAAAAAAATCCTGATCGCCAACCGGGGTGAAATCGCAGTTCGGATCGTGCGTGCCTGCGCCGAGATGGGCATTCGCTCTGTCGCGATCTACTCCGACGCCGACCGTCACGCCTTGCACGTCAAGCGCGCCGACGAGGCCTACAGCATCGGTGCCGAGCCTCTGGCCGGCTACCTGAACCCGCGCAAGCTGGTGAACCTCGCTGTGGAAACCGGCTGTGACGCCTTGCACCCAGGCTACGGTTTCCTGTCGGAAAACGCCGAACTGGCAGAGATCTGCGCCGAGCGCGGGATCAAGTTCATCGGCCCGGCCGCCGACGTCATCCGCCGCATGGGCGACAAGACCGAAGCCCGCCGCACCATGATCCAGGCCGGCGTACCGGTCACCCCAGGTACCGAAGGCAACGTTGCCGACATCCACGAAGCCCTGAGCGAAGGCGACCGCATCGGTTACCCGGTAATGCTCAAGGCCACCTCCGGTGGCGGCGGCCGTGGTATTCGCCGCTGCAACAGCCGTGAAGAGCTGGAACAGAACTTCCCCCGCGTCATCTCCGAGGCTACCAAGGCCTTCGGTTCGGCGGAAGTGTTCCTCGAGAAGTGCATCGTCAACCCCAAGCACATCGAGGCGCAGATTCTCGGTGACAGCTTCGGCAACGTCGTGCACCTGTTCGAGCGCGACTGCTCGATCCAGCGCCGTAACCAGAAACTCATCGAAATCGCCCCGAGCCCCCAGCTCACGCCCGAGCAGCGCGCCTACATCGGTGACCTGGCGGTGCGTGCGGCCAAGGCGGTGAACTACGAGAATGCCGGTACCGTGGAGTTCCTGCTCGCCGATGGCGAGGTGTACTTCATGGAAATGAACACCCGGGTGCAGGTGGAACACACCATCACCGAGGAAATCACCGGCATCGACATCGTCCGCGAGCAGATCCGCATCGCCTCGGGCCTGCCGCTCTCGGTCAAGCAGGAAGACATCCAGCACCGTGGCTACGCGTTGCAGTTCCGGATCAACGCCGAAGACCCGAAGAACAACTTCCTGCCAAGCTTCGGCAAGATCACCCGCTACTACGCCCCCGGCGGCCCGGGCGTGCGTACCGATACGGCGATCTACACCGGCTACACGATTCCGCCGTTCTACGATTCCATGTGCCTGAAACTGGTGGTCTGGGCATTGACCTGGGAAGAAGCCATGGACCGCGGCCTGCGGGCCCTGGACGACATGCGCGTGCAAGGGGTGAAGACCACCGCCGCGTACTACCAGGAAATCCTGCGCAACCCGGAATTCCGTAGCGGCCAGTTCAACACCAGCTTCGTCGAAAGCCACCCTGAACTGACCAACTACTCGATCAAGCGCAAACCCGAAGAGCTGGCCCTGGCCATCGCCGCCGCCATCGCCGCCCACGCAGGCCTGTGA
- a CDS encoding cation:proton antiporter has product MHAISFIQDLAVIMLVAGVVTILFHRLKQPVVLGYIVAGFIIGPHTPPFGLIHDEDTIKTLAELGVIFLMFCLGLEFSLRKLFKVGATAFIAAFLEIVLMIWLGFEIGRWFGWNTMDSLFLGAILAISSTTIIVKALNDLKMKNERFAQLIFGVLIVEDILGIGIIALLSGIAVSGTVSSGEVFSTVGKLSLFMIVALVIGILLVPRLLAYVAKFESNEMLLITVLGLCFGFCLLVVKLEYSMVLGAFLIGAIMAESRQLLKIERLIEPVRDLFSAIFFVAIGLMIDPQVLVDYAWPIVVITLAVVLGKMLSCGMGAFIAGNDGRTSLRVGMGLSQIGEFSFIIAALGMTLQVTSDFLYPVAVAVSAITTLLTPYLIRAADPLSIKLGNVMPSRLARVLSLYGEWLRSIQPQGEGAMLAAMIRRILLQVGVNLALVIAIFFSGGYFAGRIGAWLSEWVSDVSQQKALIWGAALLLSLPFLIAAYRKLKALSMLLAEMGVKPEMAGRHTQRVRRVVAEVIPLLSLLVIFLLLSALSASILPTSELLVVIAVVAAVVVASLWRWFIRVHSRMQIALLETLENNRDHSH; this is encoded by the coding sequence ATGCATGCCATCAGCTTCATCCAGGACCTGGCCGTGATCATGCTGGTGGCCGGGGTGGTGACGATCCTGTTTCATCGGCTCAAGCAACCGGTAGTGCTCGGCTACATCGTCGCGGGCTTCATCATCGGCCCGCATACCCCGCCTTTCGGCCTCATCCATGACGAAGACACCATCAAGACCCTGGCCGAACTGGGGGTGATCTTCCTGATGTTCTGCCTGGGCCTGGAATTCAGCTTGCGCAAGCTGTTCAAGGTGGGTGCAACGGCGTTCATCGCGGCGTTTCTGGAAATCGTCCTGATGATCTGGCTGGGCTTCGAAATCGGCCGCTGGTTTGGTTGGAACACCATGGATTCGCTGTTCCTCGGCGCGATTCTGGCGATTTCCTCGACCACCATCATCGTCAAGGCGCTCAATGACCTGAAGATGAAGAACGAGCGCTTCGCCCAACTCATCTTCGGCGTGCTGATCGTCGAGGACATCCTCGGCATCGGCATCATCGCCCTGTTGTCGGGCATCGCGGTCAGTGGCACGGTGAGTTCGGGCGAGGTGTTCTCGACCGTGGGCAAGCTGTCGCTGTTCATGATCGTCGCGCTGGTCATCGGTATCTTGCTGGTCCCGCGGCTGCTGGCCTACGTGGCGAAGTTCGAAAGCAACGAGATGCTGCTGATCACCGTGCTTGGCCTGTGCTTCGGCTTCTGCCTGTTGGTGGTCAAGCTGGAGTACAGCATGGTGCTGGGCGCCTTCCTGATCGGCGCGATCATGGCCGAGTCGCGCCAGTTGCTGAAGATCGAGCGGTTGATCGAACCGGTCCGCGATCTGTTCAGTGCCATCTTCTTCGTCGCCATCGGCCTGATGATCGACCCCCAGGTACTGGTCGACTACGCCTGGCCCATCGTGGTCATCACCCTGGCGGTGGTGCTGGGCAAGATGCTGTCCTGCGGCATGGGCGCGTTCATCGCCGGCAACGATGGCCGTACCTCGCTACGCGTGGGCATGGGGCTTTCACAGATTGGCGAGTTTTCCTTCATCATCGCGGCGCTTGGCATGACCTTGCAGGTGACCAGCGACTTCCTCTACCCGGTCGCGGTAGCCGTTTCGGCCATCACCACGCTGCTGACGCCGTACCTGATCCGCGCCGCCGACCCGCTGTCGATCAAGCTCGGCAATGTGATGCCAAGCCGCCTGGCGCGGGTGCTGTCGCTGTATGGCGAGTGGTTGCGCAGCATCCAGCCGCAAGGCGAGGGGGCGATGCTGGCGGCGATGATCCGACGCATCCTGCTGCAGGTAGGGGTCAATCTGGCCTTGGTGATCGCGATCTTCTTCAGTGGTGGGTATTTTGCCGGGCGTATCGGCGCCTGGCTCAGCGAGTGGGTCAGTGATGTCAGCCAGCAGAAGGCGCTGATCTGGGGCGCCGCGCTGTTGCTGTCGCTGCCGTTCCTGATTGCTGCGTATCGCAAGCTCAAGGCGCTGTCGATGCTGCTGGCGGAGATGGGCGTCAAGCCGGAGATGGCCGGTCGTCATACCCAGCGGGTACGGCGGGTGGTGGCCGAGGTGATCCCGTTGCTTTCGCTGCTGGTGATCTTCCTGCTGCTGTCGGCGCTGTCGGCCAGCATCCTGCCCACCAGCGAGCTACTGGTGGTGATTGCCGTGGTGGCGGCGGTGGTGGTGGCATCGCTGTGGCGCTGGTTCATCCGCGTGCATTCACGGATGCAGATCGCCTTGCTCGAAACGCTGGAAAACAACCGCGATCATTCGCACTGA